GACCTGATGAGTCACCTGCGTTATCCAGAGAGTCTGTTCAAGGTGCAGCGTCAGCTGCTCGCAAAATATCATGTGAATACTGCAAACCAGTTCTTCTCGGGAGAGGACTTCTGGCAGACACCAATCGATCCAGTGGAATCCAAGCTGAATCAGGAAGATGACGTGTTGCAGCCTCCATACTATTTGACGATGAAAACGCCGGGAACCGCCAAGCCTTTGTTCTCGTTGACGTCAACCTATATCCCTGCAGGCACTTCCACAAGGGAGATTCTCACCGGCTTCCTTTCCGTTGACTCCGATGCCGGTCGCACCGCAGGAAAGGTCGGAGCGAACTACGGGACCATGAGACTTCTTGAGCTTCCCAAGGATGCCAGTGTTCCAGGACCCGGTCAGGCGCAGAACAACTTCAATGCGAATGCCGATGTTTCCAAGGAACTGAATCTTCTTGAATCAGGAAGCACCTCGGTCAAGCGCGGCAACCTGCTCACGCTTCCCATCGGTGGCGGTCTGGTCTATGTCGAGCCGGTGTATGTGCAATCCAGCGGCAACACCAGCTTCCCATTGCTGAAAAAGGTTCTTGTTGCCTTCGGCGACCAGGTTGGCTTTGCCAATACCTTGGATGAAGCTCTGAATCAAGTATTCGGCGGCAACTCTGGCGCTTCGGCAGGCGATGCCGAGAATGCCACAGGCCAGCAGTCCGATTCCACTTCAGAAGGAACTGAATCGGGTGGTTCGACGAGCGGACAGTCTTCCACGAAAGATAACGCTGCACTCAAGAAAGCTCTGGATGCAGCCAATCAGGCGATGGAGGATTCCGACGCAGCCTTGAAGAAGGGCGATTTCAACGCGTACGGTCAGGCTCAGGACCAGTTGAAGCAAGCCATCAAGGACGCTGTGAACGCACAATAAGCAAGCAAGTCGAGTTTTGCGGCAATTGTCAGATAGACCGTGGCGAAAACGAGGAAATTCGTTCCTGTTTTAGCCAAAAAACGGCTTTGATATCCAGCAATTGCCGCAAAACTCATATGCTCAGAACAAATGCGTCATGCCAGTTGGTACAATCTGAGGGGTTTTGCGCGAGAAAGATTGGTTTTACGGCATGTCGTCTGATTTTTGGTTGATAGCAGGTTTGGGGAATCCCGGTTCACGCTATGAGGGTACCCGACACAATATGGGTTTCATGTGCGCGGACATCCTAGCCGAGCGTTGGAACGTGTCACTGTCCGATCACAAGGGACTTGCGTTGCTCGGTAAAGGCGTAATGCGGCTTTCCGGCGCTCCGCTCAAGTTTTTCCTGACCAAGCCGCTCACCTTCATGAACGATTCAGGCAACGCCGTCGCTTCCATCTGTTCGTATTACGACATCGCGCCGGAACATGTCATTGCCATACACGACGACATGGATTTGGAATTCGGGCGCATCAAGGTCAAGGCTGGCGGTTCGGCAGGTGGGCACAACGGCATCAAATCGATTGACCGTTCACTCGGAACGAACGCCTATTCTCGTGTCAGGCTCGGCGTTGGTCATGCAGCCCGTCAGGGGGATGCACATGCCAAAACCGTGAATTGGGTTCTTGGCGGCTTCAGCGCAAGTCAGAAATCACAGTTGGGTAACTTTCTCGGCGATGGTGCCGATGCGGTGGAAACAATCATGAACGAAGGCCTCGGACAGGCTCAGGAGAAATTCAATGGTCGATGATGTGAGACAGCAGGTGCTTTCGAAGGCCACGGGTTCTGAAACAGAGCATACAGCAGTGCCGAATGCTCGCGTTGAGGGATCGTTGTCACATCTGCTTGAACTCTTGCAACACGATCCCATATTCCAGGCTGTGGTGACGGGTGAGACCGACATCTCGGAATCGAAGACCAGTCCGTCAACGACCTTGGGCATCCCGGAAGGTTTACGACCAGCTCTTATCGCTGCATCCGCGGCACGAAAGACGGTTGTCGCCATAACCGCTTCCGGCAGAGATGCCGAAGAGTTGGTAGGAGCAATCCGCTCGTGGTATCCGGGAAATCCACAGGACATTGCGCTGCTGCAAGCGTGGGAAACTTTGCCGCATGAGCGACTCTCACCGCGCGCCGACACGGTTGCCAGCAGAATGGCCGTATTCCGCCGCTTGAAGCATCCACTCGTCGGTAGCAGCATGTTCGGCCCGATTCGTATTCTCGTCATGCCTGTCCGATCCTTGATCCAGCCCGTTGTCGCTGGCTTGGGTGACGTCGAACCGTTGGTTTTTGAGACTGGCAAGGAGATCGCGCTGGATGAGGCTGCGCGACTGCTTGTCAGAAATTCTTACTCTCGGGTCGATTTGGTCATGGATAGGGGTGAATTCGCCGTTCGTGGAGGCATCCTCGACATATTCCCACCGACTGCAGCACATCCGGTGCGCATCGAATTCTTTGGCGATGAAGTTGATGGCATCCATGAATTCAACGTTTCGGATCAACGCACCTATGGCGATTCGATTCCGAGCATCTGGGCGACCGCATGCCGAGAATTGCAGCTCACACCAGAGGTGTGCCGCCGCGCTGCATCACTTGTTGGACAGATTCCCAATGCTGAGGATATGCTCGAATCGATTTCCAAGGCCATACCTGTCGAAGGCATGGAATCCCTGCTGCCAGCGTTGGTTGACCATCTTGAACAGGTGCCAAGTATGCTGCCTGACGATGCCATGGTCATGCTGGACGATCCAGAGCGTCTGCGCAGATCTGCGGATGATCTGGCAAAGACAGCCAATGAATTCCTGGCAGCAAGCT
This Bifidobacterium sp. WK041_4_12 DNA region includes the following protein-coding sequences:
- the pth gene encoding aminoacyl-tRNA hydrolase, whose translation is MSSDFWLIAGLGNPGSRYEGTRHNMGFMCADILAERWNVSLSDHKGLALLGKGVMRLSGAPLKFFLTKPLTFMNDSGNAVASICSYYDIAPEHVIAIHDDMDLEFGRIKVKAGGSAGGHNGIKSIDRSLGTNAYSRVRLGVGHAARQGDAHAKTVNWVLGGFSASQKSQLGNFLGDGADAVETIMNEGLGQAQEKFNGR